CCTGCACACGTTTGGCGGCCAGTTCCGCGATGCCCTGTTGAACCTCGGCGGAGTTGTACCAGGCCATGTAGTCTTTCACCACGATCTTTCCCTGTTCAATCCTGTATTCGTAGTCGGTTTCCACGTGGACATGTTGGTAGATGTCGACAACTTCTTCTTCGGTGACTTCGTGAAACCTCACCCGGTCGGCAGGCTTATAAAGAAAGGGGCCATCCTTGAATATCGGGTGTTTCTGGTTGAACTGAAATGTCGGAATGGTACGGCCGAAAAGCTGGTACCCGCCACCAGTTGGCGTCGTGTACGTGAAAACGCACGGTCCTCCTATTCCGGCTGCTCCCTCAGGCGTCCAAGTCCGAGGAGGATTGTACTTCGGCACGATCAGAGCGCAGCGGGGATCGGTAGGCCACAGGAAAGCTCCTCCCGGCCAGAAGCCGCCTCCGCTGTTGAACCATTCAGTGCCCAGGAACATGTCTTTGGTTTCCTGAACCGAGACCCCGTTGCACATGGCTAT
The sequence above is a segment of the Desulfomonile tiedjei DSM 6799 genome. Coding sequences within it:
- a CDS encoding carboxyltransferase domain-containing protein, with the protein product MSRNKYEVLLDTMPETASRLEVLFREAGDGFIQVEYGHEQRAALQDSFRMLAVNDIIHSKKIAGLIETVPGLRTNLFHFDPTVLKTSQLIEYVKEAENSMPTIDDVVLESRVIHLPLAFEDSETKKAIDKYLKEVRPGSPNVINGHNLEYIAMCNGVSVQETKDMFLGTEWFNSGGGFWPGGAFLWPTDPRCALIVPKYNPPRTWTPEGAAGIGGPCVFTYTTPTGGGYQLFGRTIPTFQFNQKHPIFKDGPFLYKPADRVRFHEVTEEEVVDIYQHVHVETDYEYRIEQGKIVVKDYMAWYNSAEVQQGIAELAAKRVQGLKMAPRL